GCGGCGATCGCGCTCGTGCTGATCGCCTTCATCCCGCTGCTGGAAAACTGGCACGAACCGCTAGTAGTGCTGCCGTCCCTGGCGGTGCTTCTTTGTACGATGGTCGCGCGGCAGAAGTTCCCGTTCAAACTGCCGGGCGCCTTGGCGGCGCTGCTGGTCGGCGGCGGCATTCACTATTTGCTGTTGGCTTCCGGCTGGATCGAACCGAGTTCGACGCCGTTCGACCCCAGCGTCGGGCTCTGGCCGACGGAATGGCTGACCGCGTTTCGCTTCGAGTGGTGGGGCACAATGGATGACAGTTTTCGCTACCTGCCAATCGTGATTCCGTTCGCTCTGGCAACGGTCGTCGGCGGGATCGATTGCACGGAGAGCGCCAAGGCGGTTGGCGATGAATACCACACTGGCACGGTGATCGGCATCGAGGCTGTGGCCGCGATCGTCGCGGCGATCTGCGGCGGCGTCGTGCAGACCACGCCGTACATCGGCCATCCCGCGTACAAAGCGATGGGCGGCCGCGCCGGTTACACGCTGGCGACCGCGCTGTTCGTCGGCAGCGCCGGCGTGATAGGATATTTCGGTTATCTCTTCGCCTGGATCCCGCCGGCCGCGATCTTTCCGATCCTGATCTTCGTCGGCTTGGAGATCACTGCGCAGAGTTTCCACGCTACGCCGGATCGCCATTACCCGGCAGTCGCGCTCTGTTGCCTGCCGGCGATGGCCTCGCTGGCGATGATCTTCGTCGGCAACGTGCTGGCGGAGTCAGGCAAGTCGCTCGACGATCTCTCGCCCACGCTCGCGTTGCAAATTCAAACGCTCCGCGTGCTGGCCGCGGGGTTCATCGTGACAAGTTTGTTGTGGGCCGCGTCACTTGCAGCGATGATCGACGGCAAGCTCCGCGTCGCCGCGGCCTTCATGGCCTGCGCCGCGGTGGCAAGTCTGTTCGGCGTGATTCACTCGCCGTTTCCAGATAGCCCGCTGGCGCTGCCGTGGAATCTGCCGAGCGAGTTGCCGAACTACGCCCATACGCTGTCGCCCCTGCGCGTCGCAACGGCGTATGGGCTGGCGTCGGGGTTGTTGTTGGTGTGGAGCTTGTGGAGTGACTGGAGCAGTGTCG
This DNA window, taken from Planctomycetia bacterium, encodes the following:
- a CDS encoding permease, encoding AAIALVLIAFIPLLENWHEPLVVLPSLAVLLCTMVARQKFPFKLPGALAALLVGGGIHYLLLASGWIEPSSTPFDPSVGLWPTEWLTAFRFEWWGTMDDSFRYLPIVIPFALATVVGGIDCTESAKAVGDEYHTGTVIGIEAVAAIVAAICGGVVQTTPYIGHPAYKAMGGRAGYTLATALFVGSAGVIGYFGYLFAWIPPAAIFPILIFVGLEITAQSFHATPDRHYPAVALCCLPAMASLAMIFVGNVLAESGKSLDDLSPTLALQIQTLRVLAAGFIVTSLLWAASLAAMIDGKLRVAAAFMACAAVASLFGVIHSPFPDSPLALPWNLPSELPNYAHTLSPLRVATAYGLASGLLLVWSLWSDWSSVGRAPGAEAASSIED